Below is a window of Tolypothrix bouteillei VB521301 DNA.
CAAAGCTACGGGAGGAGAAGCAATCTCAGTTCAAGGGGATGTATCTAACTCCAAAGATATTGCCTATTTATTTGATACCGCCGAACGGGAATTCGGTGGCATTGATGTCTTGGTAAATAACGCGGGTATTCAAACCCCAACAGCTATTAATATTGCCGATACTGACGATGAATTGTATGACCGGATTTTCAATACAAATACTCGCGGTACATTCTTTCTTTTGCGACAAGCTGCCAAGAGATTGCGTGAAGGCGGACATATCGTTAACTTTTCAACCAGTGCGGTTGGTCTAGCTATGCCCGGTTATGGCGTGTATGCAGCCTCAAAGGCTGCTGTTGAAATCTTTACTAACATTATGGCTAAGGAACTCAGGGGACGAAATATTACTGTCAATGCTGTTGCACCCGGACCTACCGCTACGGATCTGTTTTATCAGGGTAAGTCTGAGGAATTGATCCAGAAATTTGCTCAACAAGCACCGCTAGAGCGATTGGGACAACCAGAAGATATTGCTAACGCTGTTGCTTTCTTAGTGAGTCCTGCAGGAAGTTGGATTAACGGTCAAACTATCCGTGTAAATGGCGGTATTGTTTAGTTGCTCTCATTGTTCTCGTTCTCAGGCTCCCCCTAGGAACGAGAACAATGAGAAACTATGGGAGCGCTTCAGGTATTGACGTTCCAAAGCGGTACCCTTTGCCATAAACAGTGTGAATTAAAGGGGTTTCACCTGTCTGTTCAATCTTCCGCCGTAGCAAACGAATCAGTGCAGCGATCACATTACTGCTAGG
It encodes the following:
- a CDS encoding SDR family oxidoreductase, translating into MTAQAKIVAIVTGASRGIGAEIAKKLASNGFAVVVNYAGNKQKADEVVNAIKATGGEAISVQGDVSNSKDIAYLFDTAEREFGGIDVLVNNAGIQTPTAINIADTDDELYDRIFNTNTRGTFFLLRQAAKRLREGGHIVNFSTSAVGLAMPGYGVYAASKAAVEIFTNIMAKELRGRNITVNAVAPGPTATDLFYQGKSEELIQKFAQQAPLERLGQPEDIANAVAFLVSPAGSWINGQTIRVNGGIV